Proteins co-encoded in one Metabacillus sp. KUDC1714 genomic window:
- a CDS encoding GNAT family N-acetyltransferase — translation MKHPKTYNAKEIKTPNESILIEGPIPQDKLASYNFHDGLVAFRQPKQQHKALVEIAGLPEGRIIIARVHDMIVGYVTYLYPDPLERWSEGNMKELIELGAIEVAPEFRGYSVGKNLLRVSMMDDAMEDYIIITTEYYWHWDLKGSGLNVWEYRKVMEKMMNAGGLEWYATDEPEISSHPANCLMARIGKRIEPESIQQFDRLRFQNRFMY, via the coding sequence ATGAAACACCCTAAGACATACAATGCAAAAGAAATTAAAACACCAAATGAAAGCATTTTAATTGAGGGGCCTATTCCTCAAGATAAGCTAGCTAGCTATAATTTCCATGATGGTTTAGTGGCATTTAGACAGCCTAAACAACAACATAAGGCTTTAGTTGAAATAGCCGGGTTACCAGAAGGAAGAATCATTATAGCAAGAGTGCACGATATGATCGTTGGATATGTTACTTATCTTTATCCAGATCCACTAGAGAGATGGTCTGAAGGAAATATGAAAGAGTTAATAGAATTAGGTGCCATTGAAGTAGCCCCTGAATTCCGTGGTTATTCAGTAGGGAAAAATTTATTACGAGTTTCGATGATGGATGATGCAATGGAAGACTATATTATTATTACTACTGAATATTATTGGCATTGGGATCTAAAAGGATCTGGGTTAAACGTGTGGGAGTATCGAAAAGTAATGGAAAAAATGATGAACGCTGGTGGCTTAGAGTGGTACGCTACTGACGAGCCTGAGATTAGTTCACATCCAGCTAACTGTCTGATGGCAAGGATCGGAAAAAGAATTGAGCCAGAATCCATTCAACAATTTGATCGTCTACGCTTTCAAAATCGATTTATGTATTAA
- a CDS encoding transglycosylase domain-containing protein: MHNEKKDEKLRRFTPFNKDVVKGFRISYNVIGNLLLLFLVIGLIGMCFAGGVGAGYFASLVKDEPIRSFEVMKNDIYNYEESSEVYFANNVYLGKLSADIDREEVKLEDISEHVINAVIATEDELFYEHEGVVPKAIMRALFQEFTNAAVQTGGSTLTQQLIKNQILTNEVSFDRKAKEILLALRLEKFFEKDEIIEAYLNVTDFGRNSNGRNIAGIQAAAKGIFGVEAKNLNIAQSAFIAGLPQSPFGYTPFSNDGGAIKDNLDPGINRMKTVLSRMYSGGYITKAEYQDALAYDIRANLTAKKPTPIDEYPYLTYEVEDRVNKIIMVQLAKKDGYTEEELNKDSDLYNQYYSLADDEIRHNGYRIHTTINKEIYDKMQDVAAQYEYYGSDKPQEVKDPDTGELKTVQEPVEVGGVLIENSTGKMISFVGGRDFDRENLNHATQAERPNGSTMKPLLVYAPAMEIGKSQPGSVIADVPFSLGKWKPKNYGGGYHGLTSARTALKHSYNIPAIKTYMSILNQNPVSYLEKMGFTSLQEADYTNVSLSLGAMEKGVTVEENVNAFATFANNGKFIDAYMIEKIETSNGEIVFQHEKAETNVFSAQTAYLTIDMMRDVISSGTAASLKGYLSFSADWAGKTGTGQDYKDAWFVASNPSVTFGTWIGYDTPKPIEQNYKGLSYSKRNILLWAKLMNVAHDVNPELLAPKTRFQKPGGIVSRSYCALTGELASDLCSSAGLVASDLFNVKYVPTKVDDSLTKGKYVVVKDQAYQVPSSAPAEFVQQGVMLKKDILKKHGINSVQDLKRLLPNTAKWGNLVVTEGKSIGDNGSNPSQVSGASISGSKLSWGSNPDNDVVGYRVYAAANYSTSYKKVASIHASSTLSVTVGSSPAAYYIVAVDVAGRESSPSNIIKVGEYADKKPEPVATENEKSNKDNKDNKDNSQTKPPNNDKPNTPPAADKTAESI; the protein is encoded by the coding sequence TTGCATAATGAAAAAAAGGATGAAAAACTTAGGCGCTTCACGCCTTTTAACAAAGATGTAGTTAAAGGCTTTCGGATATCATATAACGTTATAGGAAATCTTCTTTTATTATTTCTAGTCATTGGCCTCATTGGCATGTGCTTTGCTGGAGGTGTTGGTGCTGGATATTTCGCTTCATTAGTAAAAGATGAACCCATTCGTTCATTTGAAGTTATGAAAAATGATATTTATAATTATGAAGAATCTTCAGAGGTATACTTTGCAAATAACGTATATCTAGGAAAATTAAGCGCGGACATTGATCGTGAGGAAGTAAAATTAGAAGATATATCAGAGCATGTCATTAATGCAGTCATTGCAACTGAGGATGAGCTATTTTATGAGCATGAAGGTGTTGTACCGAAAGCAATCATGCGTGCTTTGTTTCAAGAGTTCACAAATGCTGCAGTTCAAACTGGTGGTAGTACTCTTACACAACAATTAATTAAAAATCAAATATTAACAAATGAAGTTTCATTTGATCGGAAGGCAAAAGAAATTCTTTTAGCACTACGCTTAGAGAAGTTCTTTGAAAAAGATGAAATTATCGAGGCCTATTTAAATGTAACGGATTTTGGACGTAATTCAAATGGAAGAAATATCGCCGGTATTCAAGCCGCTGCTAAGGGTATTTTTGGTGTTGAAGCAAAAAACTTAAACATCGCACAATCTGCCTTTATTGCAGGTTTGCCGCAAAGTCCTTTCGGCTATACACCATTTTCTAATGATGGCGGTGCTATAAAAGATAATCTTGATCCTGGGATTAACCGTATGAAAACTGTATTAAGTCGAATGTATTCTGGAGGATATATTACAAAAGCAGAATACCAAGATGCATTAGCATATGATATTCGAGCAAACTTAACAGCGAAAAAGCCAACTCCTATCGACGAGTATCCTTATTTAACTTATGAAGTTGAGGATCGTGTAAATAAAATAATTATGGTTCAACTTGCGAAAAAAGATGGATATACAGAAGAAGAATTGAACAAAGATAGTGATCTTTATAACCAGTACTATTCTTTAGCAGATGATGAGATCAGGCATAATGGCTATCGTATTCATACCACAATTAATAAAGAAATCTACGACAAAATGCAAGATGTCGCCGCTCAGTATGAATATTATGGTAGTGATAAACCACAAGAGGTAAAAGACCCCGATACAGGAGAATTAAAAACTGTTCAAGAGCCGGTTGAAGTCGGTGGAGTCTTAATCGAAAATAGTACAGGAAAAATGATTAGTTTTGTTGGAGGACGAGACTTTGATCGTGAAAACTTAAACCATGCAACACAAGCCGAGCGTCCAAATGGTTCTACTATGAAACCATTGCTTGTCTACGCTCCAGCAATGGAAATAGGAAAATCACAACCTGGTTCTGTCATCGCAGACGTCCCTTTTTCATTAGGAAAATGGAAGCCAAAAAACTATGGTGGGGGCTATCATGGATTAACGAGTGCTAGAACAGCTTTAAAGCATTCTTATAACATTCCTGCTATAAAAACATACATGAGTATATTAAACCAAAATCCGGTATCTTATTTAGAAAAAATGGGTTTTACAAGTCTCCAGGAAGCAGATTATACTAATGTGTCATTAAGTTTAGGTGCAATGGAGAAAGGCGTAACAGTTGAGGAAAATGTAAATGCATTTGCAACTTTTGCGAATAATGGTAAATTTATTGATGCTTACATGATAGAAAAAATTGAAACAAGTAATGGGGAAATCGTCTTTCAGCATGAAAAAGCAGAAACTAATGTATTCTCTGCTCAAACTGCTTATTTAACAATCGATATGATGCGTGACGTTATTAGTAGCGGAACAGCTGCATCATTGAAAGGTTATCTGTCATTTAGTGCAGACTGGGCTGGTAAAACTGGAACAGGGCAAGACTATAAGGATGCTTGGTTTGTTGCGTCAAACCCTAGTGTGACATTTGGAACATGGATTGGATATGATACACCAAAACCTATTGAACAAAACTATAAAGGTTTATCTTATAGTAAACGTAATATTCTTTTATGGGCTAAATTAATGAATGTAGCTCATGATGTAAATCCTGAGTTATTAGCACCAAAAACTCGTTTCCAAAAGCCAGGTGGTATCGTAAGCCGTTCATATTGTGCATTAACCGGTGAACTTGCATCAGATCTATGTAGTAGTGCTGGTTTAGTTGCATCAGATCTATTTAATGTAAAATATGTTCCGACAAAAGTTGATGATAGTTTAACTAAAGGAAAATACGTGGTTGTAAAAGATCAAGCCTATCAAGTCCCATCATCAGCACCTGCTGAATTTGTTCAACAGGGTGTTATGTTAAAAAAGGACATTCTTAAGAAACATGGAATAAATAGTGTTCAGGATCTAAAACGTTTATTACCTAATACAGCTAAATGGGGAAATCTTGTTGTGACAGAAGGTAAATCAATTGGGGATAATGGATCAAACCCTAGTCAAGTTAGCGGTGCCTCTATTAGTGGATCGAAATTAAGTTGGGGTTCCAATCCAGATAATGATGTTGTTGGATATCGAGTATATGCAGCAGCTAACTATTCTACTAGTTATAAAAAAGTTGCAAGTATTCATGCATCAAGCACATTATCTGTAACTGTTGGTTCATCACCTGCTGCGTATTACATTGTCGCAGTTGATGTTGCAGGTCGAGAATCATCTCCATCGAATATAATAAAAGTCGGAGAATATGCAGATAAAAAGCCAGAGCCTGTAGCTACTGAGAACGAAAAAAGTAATAAAGATAATAAAGATAATAAAGATAACTCACAAACTAAACCACCAAATAACGATAAACCAAACACACCACCAGCAGCCGATAAAACTGCTGAATCAATATAA
- a CDS encoding acetoin utilization AcuB family protein: MIVKQIMHKNVITLSSDDTISLALKTMKQNKIRHIPIVNEDHNLVGIVTERDVKDASPSIFQLELKEDFLNKPINSIMSTNLITGHPLDFVEELAAVLIENNIGCLPILQDSKLVGILTETDMLNTFVKLTGADQPGSHIEIKVPNIAGKLAEVSSILHKRRVNISSVLVYPDCDDQYKILVFRIQTMNITMIVNDLQAEGYDVLWPNVSGNER; the protein is encoded by the coding sequence ATGATCGTTAAACAAATAATGCACAAAAACGTGATAACTCTCAGTTCTGATGATACGATAAGTCTAGCGTTAAAGACAATGAAACAGAATAAAATCCGCCATATTCCAATCGTAAATGAGGATCACAATTTGGTTGGAATCGTGACAGAACGAGATGTAAAAGATGCTAGTCCATCGATTTTTCAGCTCGAACTAAAAGAGGACTTTTTAAATAAGCCAATTAATAGCATTATGTCTACTAATCTAATTACAGGTCATCCGCTTGATTTTGTAGAAGAATTAGCAGCTGTTTTGATCGAAAACAATATTGGTTGTTTACCAATATTACAAGATAGTAAATTAGTGGGTATCCTTACTGAAACAGATATGTTAAATACATTTGTAAAGCTTACAGGTGCTGATCAGCCCGGCTCACATATCGAAATCAAAGTTCCTAATATAGCCGGGAAGCTAGCTGAGGTCTCGTCTATCTTACATAAAAGAAGAGTGAATATATCAAGTGTACTCGTCTATCCTGATTGTGATGATCAGTACAAAATTCTCGTATTTCGCATACAAACAATGAACATAACTATGATCGTAAATGACTTACAAGCTGAGGGATATGATGTTTTATGGCCAAATGTATCGGGGAATGAAAGATGA
- a CDS encoding acetoin utilization protein AcuC, with translation MTIKDTAFIYSPLFQSYKFHNDHPFNQLRVELTYDLLKEMKAINDENIVTPRLATEDELALVHDKKYINAVKLAGHGQLDSEDALNYGIGTEDTPIFPDMHKASALLVGGTLTAVDYVMEGKAIHAANFGGGLHHGFRGKASGFCIYNDSSVAIKYLQEKYRARVLYIDTDAHHGDGVQWTFYDDPNVCTLSIHETGRYLFPGTGNVTERGSGKGYGFSFNIPLDAFTEDDSWLHAYRTSIEEVAEFFKPDVILTQNGTDAHYYDPLTHLSASMAIYHEIPKLAHEIAHKYCNGRWIAVGGGGYDIWRVVPRAWSLIWLEMNNIKVPSTLPKSWIEKWEKQAPVKLPELWYDSNDLYKPIPRKPEIEEKNALTVSKALHLIRQNH, from the coding sequence ATGACGATAAAGGACACTGCTTTTATTTATTCACCACTATTTCAGTCTTATAAGTTTCATAATGATCATCCCTTTAATCAATTACGAGTTGAACTTACTTACGATTTATTGAAAGAAATGAAAGCAATTAATGACGAAAATATCGTTACACCTAGATTAGCTACAGAGGATGAATTAGCCCTAGTCCATGATAAAAAATATATAAATGCAGTTAAATTAGCTGGACATGGACAATTAGATAGTGAAGATGCACTCAACTATGGAATTGGGACAGAGGACACACCAATCTTTCCAGACATGCATAAGGCAAGCGCTCTTTTAGTTGGAGGTACATTAACAGCTGTCGATTATGTGATGGAAGGAAAAGCAATACATGCAGCTAACTTTGGAGGAGGTTTACATCACGGCTTTCGCGGAAAAGCATCCGGTTTTTGCATTTACAATGATAGCTCTGTTGCGATTAAATATTTGCAAGAAAAGTATAGAGCAAGAGTACTTTATATTGATACAGATGCCCATCATGGTGATGGAGTTCAATGGACATTTTATGATGATCCAAATGTATGCACACTTTCTATCCATGAAACAGGACGTTATTTATTTCCTGGCACTGGGAATGTTACGGAACGTGGATCTGGTAAGGGATATGGCTTTTCCTTTAATATCCCATTAGATGCTTTTACGGAAGACGATTCATGGCTACATGCTTACCGAACATCTATTGAGGAGGTTGCAGAATTTTTCAAGCCAGATGTGATCTTAACACAAAATGGTACAGATGCTCATTATTATGATCCATTAACACATTTATCCGCTTCAATGGCTATTTATCATGAAATTCCAAAGCTAGCCCATGAAATTGCTCATAAATATTGTAATGGACGTTGGATTGCAGTTGGTGGCGGTGGCTACGATATTTGGAGAGTTGTTCCAAGAGCATGGAGTTTAATTTGGCTTGAAATGAATAACATAAAAGTGCCGAGCACGCTTCCAAAATCGTGGATTGAAAAGTGGGAAAAACAAGCACCTGTTAAGCTTCCTGAGCTTTGGTATGACTCTAATGACTTATATAAGCCAATCCCTCGAAAGCCAGAAATAGAAGAAAAAAATGCTTTAACTGTCTCAAAAGCACTTCATCTAATTCGACAAAATCATTAG
- the acsA gene encoding acetate--CoA ligase, whose protein sequence is MKLEALPSTKGNFNLQDYDTAYHSFDWSEVEKNFTWSETGRVNAAYEAIDKHAETFRKNKIALHYRDPEREEKYTFKEMKELSNKAANVLKRSADVEKGDRLFVFMPRTPELYFVILGAVKLGAIVGPLFEAFMEGAVKDRLEDSDAKVIVTTPELLDRIPVSDLPSLKHVVVVGNSVDSKQHIDFLSEMQTASKDIDIEWVEKTDGLLLHYTSGSTGKPKGVLHVHQAMVQHYQTAQWVLDLKEEDVYWCTADPGWVTGTVYGIFGPWLSGATNVIVGGRFSPDTWYQTIEDYGVTVWYSAPTAFRMLMGAGDELVKQFDTSSLRHVLSVGEPLNPEVVRWGVKVFNKRIHDTWWMTETGAQLICNYPCMEIKPGSMGKPIPGVEAAIVDDQGNELPPYRMGNLAIKKGWPSMMHTIWNNQEKYESYFMPGDWYVSGDSAYMDEEGYFWFQGRIDDVIMTSGERVGPFEVESKLIEHPAIAEAGVIGKPDPVRGEIIKAFVALREGYEASDELKEEIRTFVKKGLAAHAAPREIEFRDKLPKTRSGKIMRRVLKAWELDLPTGDLSTMED, encoded by the coding sequence ATGAAATTGGAAGCGTTGCCATCGACAAAGGGGAATTTTAATTTACAGGATTATGATACTGCTTATCATTCATTCGATTGGTCAGAGGTTGAAAAGAATTTTACATGGTCAGAAACTGGGCGTGTTAATGCAGCCTATGAGGCAATTGATAAGCATGCTGAAACATTTCGTAAAAATAAAATTGCCTTACATTATCGCGACCCTGAACGTGAAGAAAAATATACGTTTAAAGAAATGAAGGAGCTCTCAAATAAAGCTGCAAATGTGTTAAAGCGTTCAGCTGATGTTGAAAAAGGAGACCGTCTTTTCGTTTTTATGCCGAGAACCCCTGAATTATATTTTGTGATTTTAGGAGCAGTGAAACTGGGAGCTATTGTCGGTCCGTTGTTTGAAGCATTTATGGAAGGTGCTGTAAAGGATCGCTTAGAGGATAGCGATGCAAAGGTCATCGTTACAACTCCCGAGTTGCTTGATAGAATACCAGTAAGTGATTTACCATCATTAAAACATGTTGTCGTAGTAGGTAATTCTGTTGATTCCAAGCAGCACATCGACTTTTTATCAGAAATGCAAACAGCAAGCAAGGATATTGACATTGAATGGGTTGAAAAGACAGATGGATTACTTCTACACTATACATCTGGATCAACTGGTAAACCAAAAGGTGTCCTTCATGTTCATCAGGCGATGGTTCAGCACTATCAAACTGCACAATGGGTATTAGATTTGAAAGAAGAAGATGTATATTGGTGTACGGCTGACCCAGGCTGGGTAACTGGAACAGTATATGGTATTTTTGGACCGTGGTTGTCAGGTGCAACAAATGTAATCGTTGGTGGTCGCTTTAGTCCAGATACTTGGTATCAAACGATTGAGGACTACGGTGTGACGGTTTGGTATAGTGCACCAACTGCATTTAGAATGCTAATGGGTGCTGGTGATGAGCTAGTAAAACAATTTGATACAAGCTCACTAAGGCATGTTCTAAGTGTTGGAGAACCGCTAAACCCTGAAGTCGTACGTTGGGGTGTGAAGGTATTTAATAAACGGATCCATGATACATGGTGGATGACAGAGACGGGTGCACAGCTTATTTGTAACTATCCATGTATGGAAATTAAGCCTGGATCAATGGGAAAACCAATTCCAGGTGTTGAAGCTGCGATTGTAGATGATCAAGGAAATGAACTACCACCTTATCGAATGGGGAATTTGGCGATAAAGAAAGGTTGGCCATCCATGATGCATACCATTTGGAACAATCAAGAAAAATATGAATCTTATTTTATGCCAGGTGATTGGTATGTATCAGGTGATTCAGCCTATATGGATGAAGAAGGGTATTTTTGGTTCCAAGGTAGAATTGATGATGTTATCATGACTTCTGGTGAACGTGTTGGTCCTTTTGAAGTCGAAAGTAAGCTTATCGAGCATCCAGCGATTGCAGAAGCAGGTGTTATCGGGAAGCCTGACCCAGTAAGAGGGGAAATTATTAAGGCGTTTGTAGCGCTTCGTGAAGGGTATGAAGCTTCTGATGAGTTAAAAGAAGAAATTCGTACTTTTGTTAAGAAAGGTTTAGCTGCACATGCTGCACCACGTGAAATAGAATTCCGTGATAAGCTACCGAAAACACGAAGTGGTAAAATTATGCGCCGTGTATTAAAGGCTTGGGAACTTGATTTACCAACAGGTGATCTTTCGACGATGGAAGATTGA